The Campylobacter sp. CN_NE2 genome contains a region encoding:
- the mqnP gene encoding menaquinone biosynthesis prenyltransferase MqnP has translation MAKFKEILSDINELIVFKHSVFALPFIFTAMITASKITNGSLWFGWKLFILGILCAVSARSFAMAFNRYADEDIDKFNPRCASRPSVDGRIGRQNLLFFIIANAAIFIVVAYFINSLAFKLSFPILIILAGYSIFKRFSETAHIVLGLCLGLSSVAGAIAVSGAIPLWSLLLCVGVMFWVAGFDVLYSLQDMDYDKKAGLFSIPSMYGEKAAMFISQIFHFCAVLFWLFYCGAAGLGAWAYLGVIISAIILFFEHRIVRRDFSKIDRAFFTLNGYLGILFFCFIFIDLWN, from the coding sequence ATGGCAAAATTCAAAGAAATTTTAAGCGACATTAACGAACTAATTGTTTTCAAACACTCTGTTTTTGCGTTGCCTTTTATTTTTACGGCGATGATAACGGCTTCAAAAATCACAAACGGTTCACTTTGGTTTGGTTGGAAACTCTTTATTTTAGGTATTTTGTGTGCCGTTAGCGCTAGAAGTTTTGCTATGGCTTTTAATCGATATGCAGATGAAGACATTGATAAATTTAACCCACGATGCGCATCTCGTCCGAGCGTCGATGGTCGTATCGGGCGACAAAATTTATTATTTTTTATCATTGCAAATGCCGCTATTTTCATTGTTGTAGCGTATTTTATAAATTCACTCGCATTTAAATTATCATTTCCGATTTTGATTATTTTAGCAGGTTATAGCATTTTTAAACGCTTTTCAGAGACCGCCCATATCGTGCTTGGGCTTTGTTTAGGGCTTTCAAGCGTAGCAGGCGCAATCGCAGTAAGTGGTGCCATACCGCTTTGGTCTTTGCTTTTATGTGTCGGAGTTATGTTTTGGGTAGCCGGATTTGATGTTTTGTATTCGCTTCAAGATATGGATTATGACAAAAAAGCGGGGCTTTTTAGCATACCGTCAATGTATGGCGAAAAAGCTGCAATGTTTATTTCACAAATTTTCCATTTTTGTGCTGTGCTTTTTTGGCTATTTTACTGCGGTGCGGCGGGACTTGGAGCGTGGGCGTATCTTGGTGTAATAATTTCTGCTATAATTTTATTTTTCGAACATAGAATTGTCAGAAGGGACTTTTCGAAAATCGATCGAGCGTTTTTTACGCTAAATGGCTATTTGGGAATTTTGTTTTTTTGTTTTATTTTTATTGATTTGTGGAATTAG
- the moaA gene encoding GTP 3',8-cyclase MoaA has protein sequence MLIDKFGRKIDYLRISVTQRCNFRCRYCMPHTPFNWTPKENLLSFEELFSFVKIAIDEGIEKIRITGGEPLIRKDLPEFIKMISQYAPNVDLALTTNGYFLSNYAKILKQNGLKRINMSLDSLRPEMARFIAQKGVLHSVLAGLDSALEAGLKVKINTVALKGINDNELPYLLEFAKSKNCMIRFIEFMENTHANANLKGLNRDEILEILSTKFNFKFLKKFENSPASIYQTDDGYSFGIIDPHKHDFCESCNRIRLSAEGYLIPCLYFEDALSIKDAVRSGNLDLAREILKEVLANKPEKNRWELENKTEISNRAFYETGG, from the coding sequence ATGCTAATCGATAAATTCGGTCGCAAGATTGATTATTTGCGAATTTCGGTAACCCAAAGGTGTAATTTTCGTTGTCGCTACTGCATGCCGCACACTCCGTTTAACTGGACTCCAAAAGAGAATTTATTAAGCTTTGAAGAGCTTTTTAGCTTCGTTAAAATCGCGATCGACGAAGGCATAGAAAAAATTCGCATAACAGGCGGAGAGCCTTTGATACGAAAAGATCTGCCTGAGTTTATAAAAATGATAAGCCAATATGCTCCAAATGTCGATTTAGCGCTTACCACAAACGGCTATTTTTTAAGCAATTATGCAAAAATTCTAAAACAAAATGGCTTAAAACGCATAAATATGTCGCTTGATTCACTTCGCCCAGAAATGGCTCGTTTTATAGCGCAAAAAGGCGTTTTGCATAGCGTTTTAGCTGGGCTTGATAGCGCATTAGAAGCTGGACTTAAAGTCAAAATCAACACGGTTGCACTAAAAGGCATAAATGACAATGAACTACCTTATTTGCTTGAATTTGCAAAATCAAAAAATTGTATGATAAGATTTATCGAATTTATGGAAAACACCCACGCAAATGCGAATTTAAAGGGCTTAAATCGTGATGAGATTTTAGAAATTTTAAGCACAAAATTTAATTTTAAATTCTTAAAAAAATTCGAAAACTCTCCTGCTAGTATTTATCAAACTGACGACGGATACTCTTTTGGCATAATCGATCCACACAAACACGATTTTTGCGAGAGTTGCAACCGAATTCGCCTAAGCGCAGAAGGCTACTTGATTCCGTGTTTGTATTTTGAAGACGCACTAAGTATAAAAGATGCCGTGCGAAGTGGAAATTTAGACCTTGCAAGAGAAATTTTAAAAGAAGTCTTAGCAAATAAGCCTGAAAAAAATCGCTGGGAACTTGAAAACAAAACAGAGATTTCAAATCGTGCATTTTACGAAACGGGCGGATAA
- a CDS encoding 7-carboxy-7-deazaguanine synthase QueE: protein MLNLVESFLSVQGEGKFSGKLAYFFRFAGCNLRCVGFKSKAKSEKSGKTLIGCDTLRAVFVNEFKYKKISNCNELLKRIGQFKFQKPIIVITGGEPLIYYANSLFYEFISELLRQNYEVHFETNGTIFVEFDKFPNYKKCIFAISPKLNLSGEKKEKRLNFNALLNLKQNAKDSFYKFVITGKKSENDEICEILQNCENEVFCMPLGENLGELEKNAPRVAKFCIKNGYNYSDRLHIRISQR from the coding sequence ATGCTAAATTTAGTTGAGAGTTTTTTAAGCGTTCAAGGCGAAGGTAAATTTAGCGGAAAGTTGGCATATTTTTTTAGATTTGCAGGGTGCAATCTGCGTTGTGTCGGCTTTAAAAGCAAAGCCAAAAGCGAAAAATCAGGCAAAACTCTAATCGGTTGCGATACTTTGCGAGCTGTTTTCGTAAATGAATTTAAATATAAAAAAATATCAAATTGCAATGAACTTTTAAAGAGAATTGGGCAATTTAAATTCCAAAAACCCATAATCGTCATTACAGGCGGTGAGCCTTTGATTTACTATGCAAATTCGCTATTTTATGAATTTATAAGCGAACTTTTAAGGCAAAATTACGAAGTGCATTTTGAAACCAACGGAACAATTTTTGTAGAATTTGACAAATTTCCAAATTATAAAAAATGTATTTTTGCAATCTCGCCGAAACTAAATTTAAGTGGAGAAAAAAAGGAAAAAAGGCTAAATTTCAACGCTTTATTAAATTTAAAACAAAACGCAAAAGATAGTTTTTATAAATTCGTAATCACAGGTAAAAAGAGCGAAAATGACGAAATTTGCGAGATTTTGCAAAATTGCGAAAATGAAGTTTTTTGTATGCCGTTAGGCGAAAATCTAGGCGAACTTGAAAAAAATGCGCCAAGAGTAGCTAAATTTTGTATAAAAAACGGCTATAATTATTCCGATAGATTGCATATTAGAATTTCGCAAAGGTAA
- a CDS encoding 6-pyruvoyl trahydropterin synthase family protein, with product MIIRKLYDFENAHIVRFCGSKRCRTAIHGHSYKCEVLLASNFLDNAGMVYDFGYMKLGIRDIIDCFDHSTTIFSGDSDEYKNDIKKHSARWIEIPLNPSAEQFCRIFFVLIDRLLNLSEFNNGEKNVTLHSIIVHETATGYAQCFKEDAYNARMGEINLNEIKFSEAILDDLRDKKIFEKLIKGEKFVFEKDC from the coding sequence ATGATAATTAGAAAACTTTATGACTTTGAAAATGCCCACATAGTGCGATTTTGTGGCTCAAAACGCTGTCGGACGGCGATTCACGGGCATTCATACAAATGCGAAGTCCTTTTGGCTTCAAATTTTTTAGATAATGCAGGAATGGTTTATGATTTTGGTTATATGAAGCTTGGAATTCGCGATATTATCGATTGTTTTGACCACTCCACGACCATTTTTTCAGGCGATAGCGATGAGTATAAAAATGACATAAAAAAACATTCAGCTAGATGGATAGAAATACCCTTAAATCCGAGCGCAGAGCAGTTTTGTCGTATATTTTTTGTGCTGATTGATAGGTTATTAAATTTAAGCGAATTTAACAACGGCGAAAAAAATGTTACGCTTCATAGCATTATCGTGCATGAGACTGCCACAGGATACGCTCAGTGCTTTAAAGAAGATGCATATAACGCACGAATGGGCGAGATAAATTTAAATGAAATCAAATTTAGCGAAGCGATTTTGGACGATTTAAGAGATAAAAAAATCTTTGAAAAGCTCATTAAGGGCGAAAAATTCGTCTTTGAGAAAGACTGCTAA
- a CDS encoding 16S rRNA (uracil(1498)-N(3))-methyltransferase: MVFFYDKNAGSEILEISGENFSHLKARRLSVGDRVDFRNLRDESNYIYEITEISRKNAVANLVFKNSVITPKHEFCLAWSVVEPSVIEKTLPSLNEIGVAKIIFVYSDFSQKNVRLDLDRMKRILINSSCQCGRNSIVQLEILASSDELLAKYPNSVLIDFEGKSLEIFDKDEIPFIGPEGGFSENERKKFSKSYELNLPYILRSNTAIMTTCARLIF; encoded by the coding sequence ATGGTATTTTTTTATGACAAAAACGCAGGAAGCGAAATTTTGGAAATTTCGGGCGAAAATTTTTCGCATTTAAAGGCTAGACGCCTTAGCGTGGGCGATAGAGTGGATTTTAGAAATTTGCGCGATGAGAGCAATTATATCTATGAAATTACCGAGATTTCACGCAAAAATGCGGTAGCGAATTTGGTTTTTAAAAATTCCGTTATCACGCCAAAGCACGAATTTTGCCTTGCTTGGTCTGTGGTTGAGCCAAGCGTGATTGAAAAAACCTTGCCAAGTCTAAATGAAATTGGCGTGGCAAAAATCATTTTCGTTTATAGCGATTTTTCACAAAAAAATGTTAGGCTAGATTTGGATCGTATGAAGCGAATTTTGATAAATTCGTCGTGCCAGTGTGGGCGAAATTCGATTGTCCAGCTTGAAATTTTGGCTAGTTCAGATGAGCTTTTGGCTAAATATCCAAATTCGGTTTTGATTGATTTTGAGGGCAAAAGTTTGGAAATTTTTGATAAAGATGAAATTCCTTTTATAGGTCCAGAGGGTGGTTTTTCTGAAAATGAACGCAAAAAATTTAGCAAATCTTACGAGCTAAATTTACCATATATTTTGCGTTCAAATACTGCAATAATGACCACTTGCGCAAGATTGATTTTTTAA
- the rpmE gene encoding 50S ribosomal protein L31, with translation MKKDIHPEYVETTVTCACGNSFKTKSNKSEIRVDICSNCHPFFTGSEKIVDSAGRVEKFKQKYGMK, from the coding sequence ATGAAAAAAGATATTCACCCAGAGTATGTCGAAACAACCGTAACTTGCGCTTGTGGCAATAGTTTCAAAACAAAATCAAACAAAAGCGAAATCCGCGTTGATATTTGCTCAAACTGCCACCCGTTTTTCACAGGTAGCGAAAAAATCGTAGATAGCGCAGGACGCGTAGAAAAATTTAAACAAAAATACGGAATGAAATAA
- the rsmI gene encoding 16S rRNA (cytidine(1402)-2'-O)-methyltransferase: MLYFVPTPIGNLSDISAHALDILSRAEVAICEDTRVSKQLLNLLSQKFDTKFNISEFYSLHTHNESEFFSKFDTEKFRQKICVYLSDAGMPCVSDPGVSLVKFALQNGIDYEVLSGANALLLAVAASGIVEKEFSFLGFLANTGKERICAIENLMKSPYPCVIYESPKRVLNLVENLEKIDKNREIFLIKEATKKFETKFKGKICEVLSNLKEANLNGEWCVVVDKSPNSGFERINENDILSLEIPPKIKAKLLAKITGKNSKEIYENITK; this comes from the coding sequence TTGCTCTATTTCGTTCCTACTCCCATAGGAAATTTAAGCGACATTTCGGCTCACGCGCTTGATATTTTAAGCCGTGCCGAAGTCGCTATCTGCGAAGACACAAGAGTTAGCAAACAGCTTTTAAATTTATTATCTCAAAAATTTGATACGAAATTTAATATCAGCGAATTTTATTCACTTCACACGCACAACGAAAGCGAGTTTTTTTCCAAATTTGACACTGAAAAATTTAGACAAAAAATCTGCGTGTATTTAAGTGATGCCGGAATGCCTTGCGTTAGCGATCCGGGCGTTAGTTTGGTTAAATTTGCTTTGCAAAATGGGATTGATTATGAAGTTTTAAGCGGAGCAAATGCGCTTCTTTTGGCAGTTGCTGCTAGCGGCATAGTAGAGAAGGAATTTTCATTTTTGGGCTTTTTAGCAAATACCGGCAAAGAGCGAATTTGCGCGATAGAAAATTTGATGAAATCGCCTTATCCTTGCGTGATTTACGAATCTCCAAAAAGGGTTTTAAATTTGGTAGAAAATTTAGAAAAAATCGACAAAAATAGAGAAATTTTTCTCATAAAAGAGGCTACAAAAAAATTTGAAACCAAATTTAAGGGCAAAATTTGCGAAGTTTTATCAAATTTAAAAGAAGCAAATTTAAACGGCGAGTGGTGCGTCGTGGTTGATAAAAGCCCAAATTCAGGCTTTGAACGCATAAACGAAAATGATATTTTAAGCTTAGAAATTCCGCCAAAAATAAAAGCAAAACTTCTAGCCAAAATCACAGGCAAAAATTCAAAAGAAATTTACGAAAATATTACAAAATAA
- the rlmB gene encoding 23S rRNA (guanosine(2251)-2'-O)-methyltransferase RlmB, translated as MIIYGKQLFLHILEKHGNKFEKIYLAKECDKRLFSKIAGLGVKIERVDPKKAQALAHGGNHQGFLAEISDFEFCDIKNIKNANFLAVLYGLSDVGNIGAIVRSAYALGADGVILVGKSFNIEGILRASSGAALEINIAKCENGLDLLNELKQVGFKIYATKANAKSVKDIKFNGKIALVMGSEGDGLPNKVFEKCDESISIAMKNDFDSLNVSAAFAILCDRILNG; from the coding sequence ATGATTATTTACGGAAAACAGCTATTTTTGCATATTTTGGAAAAGCACGGCAATAAATTCGAAAAAATTTATCTCGCAAAAGAGTGCGACAAACGCCTTTTTTCCAAAATCGCCGGACTTGGTGTTAAGATTGAACGCGTTGATCCCAAAAAGGCTCAGGCGTTGGCTCACGGCGGAAATCATCAAGGTTTTTTGGCTGAAATTTCGGATTTTGAATTTTGCGACATTAAAAACATAAAAAATGCGAATTTTTTAGCCGTTTTATATGGACTAAGCGATGTCGGAAATATCGGTGCTATCGTGCGTTCGGCTTATGCATTGGGTGCTGATGGCGTTATTTTAGTCGGTAAAAGTTTTAATATAGAAGGCATTTTACGCGCTAGTAGCGGGGCTGCACTTGAAATAAATATCGCAAAGTGCGAAAACGGGCTTGATTTGTTAAATGAATTAAAGCAAGTTGGTTTTAAAATTTACGCCACAAAAGCAAACGCTAAAAGTGTTAAAGATATTAAATTTAACGGCAAAATCGCCCTTGTTATGGGAAGTGAAGGCGACGGACTGCCAAATAAAGTTTTTGAAAAATGTGATGAAAGTATCTCGATAGCCATGAAAAACGACTTTGATAGTCTAAATGTAAGTGCGGCTTTTGCGATACTTTGCGATAGGATTTTAAATGGATAA
- a CDS encoding LL-diaminopimelate aminotransferase, giving the protein MFDEIRFSKIERLPNYAFAEMGAMKMAARRNGEDIIDLSMGNPTGPTPPHIVEKLCEAARKEKNHGYSVSQGIYKLRLAACNWYKRKYNVDLDPETEVVAVMGSKEGFVHLTTAIINPGDVAVVPDPAYPIHTQAFILAGGNVAKMPIDYNENLELDENKFFENLQRTIDESIPKPKYVVVNFPHNPTTVICYKSFYERLVAMAKKERFYIISDIAYAELAFDGYKSPSIFEVDGAKDVAVECYTLSKSYNMAGWRVGFVCGNKRLIFALKKIKSWFDYGMFTPIQVAATIALDSDQSCVEEIRAMYEHRRDVLVESFGAAGWEIPKSKASMFVWGKLPAKVGNIGSNEFAKQLLTKAKVAVSAGGGFGVAGDNYVRIALIENDNRIRQAARNIKQYLKEL; this is encoded by the coding sequence ATGTTTGACGAAATTCGTTTCAGTAAAATTGAAAGATTGCCAAATTACGCATTTGCCGAAATGGGTGCTATGAAAATGGCTGCTAGGCGAAACGGCGAAGATATAATCGATCTTTCTATGGGAAACCCTACCGGCCCAACTCCGCCACACATCGTAGAAAAGCTTTGCGAAGCAGCACGAAAAGAGAAAAATCACGGATATAGCGTAAGTCAAGGAATTTACAAACTTCGCTTAGCGGCTTGTAATTGGTATAAACGCAAATATAATGTTGATTTAGATCCCGAAACCGAAGTTGTCGCTGTTATGGGAAGCAAAGAAGGCTTTGTGCATTTAACAACGGCGATTATAAATCCGGGCGATGTAGCCGTAGTGCCTGATCCTGCTTATCCGATTCACACACAAGCATTTATCTTAGCGGGCGGAAATGTCGCTAAAATGCCGATTGATTATAATGAAAATTTAGAGCTTGACGAGAATAAATTTTTTGAAAATTTGCAAAGAACGATTGACGAGAGTATCCCAAAACCAAAATATGTCGTTGTAAATTTTCCGCACAACCCGACCACCGTCATTTGCTACAAAAGTTTTTATGAAAGACTTGTTGCAATGGCGAAAAAAGAGAGATTTTATATCATATCAGACATTGCTTATGCTGAACTTGCATTTGACGGATATAAAAGCCCTAGCATTTTTGAAGTAGATGGCGCAAAAGATGTCGCCGTTGAGTGCTATACGCTTTCAAAAAGCTATAATATGGCAGGTTGGCGTGTCGGCTTTGTTTGCGGAAACAAACGCCTTATTTTTGCACTTAAAAAAATAAAATCGTGGTTTGATTATGGTATGTTTACTCCTATTCAAGTAGCTGCTACCATAGCACTTGATAGCGATCAATCGTGCGTTGAAGAGATTAGAGCTATGTATGAGCATAGACGAGATGTCTTGGTTGAGAGTTTTGGCGCAGCAGGTTGGGAAATACCAAAATCAAAAGCAAGTATGTTTGTTTGGGGAAAACTTCCTGCAAAAGTCGGAAATATCGGTTCGAACGAATTTGCAAAACAGCTTCTAACCAAAGCCAAAGTCGCCGTAAGTGCCGGTGGCGGATTTGGCGTGGCAGGGGATAATTATGTCAGAATCGCTCTCATAGAAAATGATAACAGAATTCGCCAAGCAGCACGAAATATAAAACAATATTTGAAAGAGTTATAA
- a CDS encoding homoserine dehydrogenase: MNIAILGVGTVGNEVANILLRNKSVITARAGVEINPVIGVVRDLSKKRTANLPLSDDINSVINRDDIDVFVELMGGVEKPYEIVSHILKRKKAVVTANKALLAYHRYALQDLAANTPFGYEASVAGGIPIIKSLREGLSANKIEKIIGILNGTSNYILTNMMQKGESFDEALKKAQELGYAEADPTFDIGGFDAAHKLLILASIAYGVHGNPEDILIKGIDRITQEDIYFANDFEYVIKLLAIARRVSDTQIELRVHPALLPKDKMLAKVDGAMNGVGVFGDCMSESMFYGPGAGGSATASAVISDLIDIARGNKNPILGYKKELQNKFSILPMQEIRTKYYLRIRVKDEKGVLAKITNLLSENNLSIDSFLQKPKLKTEESVTLFFTTHTSLEADVKKAMSELDSQEFVTGRPFMIRIEE; the protein is encoded by the coding sequence ATGAATATCGCAATACTAGGTGTCGGAACGGTCGGAAATGAAGTAGCAAATATACTTTTGCGAAATAAAAGTGTCATTACTGCTAGGGCTGGGGTTGAAATCAACCCTGTTATCGGCGTTGTGCGTGATTTAAGCAAAAAACGCACGGCAAATTTACCCCTAAGCGATGATATAAATTCAGTCATAAACCGCGATGACATTGATGTATTTGTCGAGCTTATGGGCGGCGTTGAAAAGCCTTATGAAATAGTAAGCCATATTTTAAAACGCAAAAAAGCAGTCGTAACTGCGAATAAAGCTCTTCTTGCTTATCACAGATACGCATTGCAAGATTTAGCCGCAAATACGCCTTTTGGCTATGAAGCCAGTGTGGCAGGTGGAATTCCTATCATAAAATCTTTACGCGAAGGGCTAAGCGCAAATAAAATCGAAAAGATTATTGGCATACTAAACGGCACTAGCAATTATATTTTAACAAATATGATGCAAAAGGGCGAGAGCTTTGATGAAGCCTTGAAAAAAGCACAAGAACTAGGCTATGCAGAAGCCGATCCGACCTTTGACATAGGCGGATTTGACGCAGCTCACAAGCTTTTAATCCTAGCTAGTATCGCTTATGGTGTTCATGGAAATCCAGAAGACATTTTAATCAAAGGCATAGATCGTATCACGCAAGAAGACATCTATTTTGCTAATGATTTTGAGTATGTCATCAAGCTTCTAGCAATCGCAAGACGCGTAAGCGACACGCAAATCGAGCTTCGCGTTCATCCTGCACTTTTGCCAAAAGATAAAATGCTTGCAAAAGTTGATGGTGCTATGAACGGCGTTGGCGTTTTTGGGGATTGTATGAGCGAAAGCATGTTTTATGGACCAGGAGCTGGTGGGAGTGCGACTGCAAGTGCCGTTATAAGCGATCTAATCGACATCGCTAGGGGAAATAAAAACCCGATTTTAGGCTATAAAAAAGAGCTTCAAAACAAATTTAGCATTTTGCCTATGCAAGAAATTCGCACCAAATATTACTTGCGAATTCGCGTAAAAGACGAAAAAGGCGTTTTGGCAAAAATCACAAATTTGCTAAGCGAAAATAACCTTTCAATAGACAGTTTCTTGCAAAAACCAAAACTAAAAACAGAAGAGTCCGTAACGCTATTTTTTACCACACACACCAGCCTTGAAGCAGATGTCAAAAAGGCGATGAGCGAGTTAGATTCGCAAGAATTTGTTACCGGACGACCTTTTATGATACGAATAGAAGAGTAA
- a CDS encoding YraN family protein: MGLKEYLFGFSAESKACEFLQNHGFTILCRNFRSRFGEIDIIAKKDEILHFIEVKATLGEYETAYRLTKSKFEKILKTINFFMMKENFSNEFQIDFLGISKNSVNFIENISAN; the protein is encoded by the coding sequence ATGGGGCTTAAAGAGTATCTTTTTGGATTTTCGGCGGAAAGCAAGGCTTGTGAATTTTTACAAAATCACGGCTTTACGATACTTTGCCGAAATTTCCGCTCTCGCTTCGGCGAAATCGACATAATCGCCAAAAAAGATGAAATCCTGCATTTTATCGAAGTTAAAGCCACGCTTGGCGAATATGAAACAGCTTACCGCCTTACAAAATCCAAATTTGAAAAAATTTTAAAAACAATAAATTTTTTTATGATGAAAGAGAATTTTTCAAACGAATTTCAAATCGATTTCTTGGGAATTTCAAAAAATTCAGTGAATTTTATAGAAAATATTTCGGCAAATTAA
- a CDS encoding inorganic phosphate transporter: MNFQTSKLNLLFFGILFGFSIYFIIWGFGFIGSGNKIVFLLSTVFGIFMAFNIGGNDVANSFGTSVGAGTLSITQALCVAAIFEASGAVIAGGEVTSTIRSGIIALDGLEVNPNDFIFLMMSALFSAGLWLLFASKKGLPVSTTHAIVGGIVGGGLTLGFLMQNPDISPTNLIKWEKVGTIAISWVASPLIGGILSYTVYSVIKKYIINYNKIAQIKIERIKKEKKELRKKQKKIYETLNDIQKAAYTQAINHDINAMENPDFTPDELDSEYYKKLNELDEKKENLKSHKALELGIPMVAAGGAMVVSGVFIFKGLKNLDLGLSNLHNYLIIGMITLIVWLAMFIFAKTLRRSDLDKSTFLMFSWLQVFTASGFAFSHGSNDIANAVGPFVAILDTLATNSINPHTPTNPMIMLTFTAALVAGLWFMGREVISTVGGGLTKIHPASGFSAEISSSAVVMAASIFGLPISSTHVLIGAILGIGLVNKSTNWGLMKPIGLAWIITLPASALMASFWFLVFRAIF, encoded by the coding sequence ATGAATTTTCAGACTTCTAAGTTAAACCTTTTATTTTTCGGAATTTTGTTTGGATTTTCTATCTATTTTATTATTTGGGGCTTCGGATTTATCGGCTCTGGAAACAAGATTGTATTTTTGCTCTCCACTGTTTTTGGCATTTTTATGGCGTTTAATATCGGCGGAAACGATGTTGCAAACTCTTTTGGCACAAGCGTTGGAGCTGGGACTCTAAGCATTACACAAGCCCTTTGTGTGGCTGCGATTTTCGAAGCAAGTGGTGCTGTTATCGCAGGTGGTGAAGTAACATCGACGATTCGCAGTGGAATTATCGCACTTGACGGGCTTGAAGTTAATCCTAACGATTTTATATTTTTGATGATGAGTGCGCTATTTTCAGCCGGTCTTTGGCTACTTTTTGCTAGTAAAAAAGGGCTTCCTGTATCAACTACTCACGCAATCGTCGGTGGCATAGTCGGCGGCGGATTAACTCTTGGATTTTTAATGCAAAATCCCGACATATCGCCGACAAATTTGATAAAATGGGAAAAAGTAGGCACGATCGCCATTTCGTGGGTAGCTTCGCCACTGATTGGTGGAATTTTATCTTACACTGTTTATTCTGTCATTAAAAAATACATTATAAATTATAATAAAATCGCTCAGATTAAAATCGAACGGATAAAAAAAGAGAAAAAAGAGCTTAGAAAAAAACAGAAAAAAATTTATGAAACCCTAAACGATATTCAAAAAGCTGCTTACACACAAGCCATAAATCACGATATAAATGCTATGGAAAATCCTGATTTTACGCCCGATGAACTTGATAGTGAGTATTATAAAAAGTTAAATGAGCTTGATGAGAAAAAAGAGAATTTAAAATCCCACAAAGCGCTTGAACTTGGAATTCCTATGGTTGCTGCTGGTGGAGCCATGGTGGTTTCTGGTGTTTTTATTTTTAAGGGGTTAAAAAATTTAGATTTAGGGTTAAGCAATCTTCATAATTATCTTATAATTGGCATGATAACGCTGATAGTTTGGCTTGCGATGTTTATTTTTGCTAAGACTTTGCGTCGTTCGGATCTGGATAAATCGACATTTTTAATGTTTTCATGGCTTCAAGTTTTTACTGCTTCTGGTTTTGCTTTTTCGCACGGCTCAAACGATATAGCAAACGCCGTTGGTCCATTTGTAGCGATCTTAGACACACTTGCGACAAATTCGATAAATCCGCACACCCCTACAAACCCGATGATAATGCTAACTTTTACAGCAGCCCTAGTAGCTGGACTTTGGTTTATGGGGCGAGAGGTTATCTCTACTGTGGGCGGAGGATTAACTAAAATTCACCCTGCTTCCGGATTTAGCGCAGAGATTAGCTCGTCTGCTGTGGTTATGGCGGCTTCTATTTTTGGGCTACCGATTTCATCGACGCATGTTTTAATCGGGGCGATTTTAGGCATAGGATTAGTCAATAAAAGCACAAACTGGGGACTGATGAAGCCAATCGGCTTAGCATGGATTATCACACTACCAGCGTCAGCTTTAATGGCAAGTTTTTGGTTTTTGGTTTTTAGAGCTATATTTTAG